One Pygocentrus nattereri isolate fPygNat1 chromosome 23, fPygNat1.pri, whole genome shotgun sequence genomic window carries:
- the LOC108439157 gene encoding elastase-1-like, with amino-acid sequence MLRILCFTTLAALVLGQSPIPLNQTGQGQTRVIGGSVSIPNAWPWQVSLRIQSGTCYNHYCGGVLVKKNWVLTAAQCVDGTGVSVVVLGDHDLAVPESGKEQYIGISAIYIHPSWRRDLAAGNDIALIRLTSDAILNAYVQLATLPPLNQVLAGNTACYVTGWGVTQNGGFLSAQLRQASLPSVDYATCSSSTWWGAVVKTSMICAGGAGTAAGCSGDGGGPLNCVVGGRYVVHGLTSFVYSGGCNTIRKPTVFTRVSAYLSWMQGITG; translated from the exons ATGCTGAGAATCCTCTGCTTCACCACCTTGGCAGCACTTG TGCTGGGTCAGTCTCCCATCCCCTTAAATCAAACTGGACAAGGGCAGACCAGAGTGATTGGTGGATCAGTAAGCATTCCCAATGCTTGGCCCTGGCAG GTCTCCCTGCGAATTCAGAGTGGAACATGCTACAACCACTACTGTGGAGGAGTGCTGGTGAAAAAGAACTGGGTGCTGACTGCTGCTCAGTGTGTCGATGG CACTGGGGTGTCTGTCGTTGTTCTTGGTGATCACGATCTGGCTGTACCTGAGAGCGGCAAGGAGCAGTACATTGGAATCAGTGCCATCTACATCCACCCTAGCTGGAGGCGTGATCTGGCAGCTGG GAACGACATTGCCCTGATCCGCCTCACCTCTGATGCCATCCTAAATGCTTACGTGCAGCTGGCTACTCTGCCTCCTCTTAACCAGGTCCTCGCAGGCAACACAGCCTGCTATGTCACCGGCTGGGGCGTCACACAGA atgGAGGTTTTCTCTCTGCTCAGCTGAGACAGGCTTCACTGCCTTCAGTCGACTACGCCacctgcagcagcagcacctgGTGGGGCGCTGTTGTCAAAACCTCCATGATCTGCGCTGGCGGTGCAGGAACTGCTGCTGGTTGCAGT ggtgatggtggtggtccCCTGAACTGTGTGGTTGGTGGCAGGTATGTAGTCCATGGACTCACCAGCTTTGTGTACTCTGGTGGTTGTAACACCATCAGGAAACCCACCGTCTTCACTCGCGTGTCTGCCTACCTCTCCTGGATGCAGGGT ATCACAGGGTAA
- the LOC108439155 gene encoding elastase-1-like, with product MLRILCFTTLAALVLGQSPIPLNQAGQGQGQTRVIGGSVSIPNAWPWQVSLRIQSGTCYNHYCGGVLVKKNWVLTAAQCVDGTGVSVVVLGDHDLAVPESGKEQYIGISAIYIHPSWRRDLAAGNDIALIRLTSDAILNAYVQLATLPPLDQVLAGNTACYVTGWGVTQNGGLLSAQLRQASLPSVDYATCSSSTWWGAIVKTSMICAGGAGTAAGCSGDGGGPLNCVVGGRYVVHGLTSFVYSGGCNTIRKPTVFTRVSAYLSWMQGITG from the exons ATGCTGAGAATCCTCTGCTTCACCACCTTGGCAGCACTTG TGCTGGGTCAGTCTCCCATCCCCTTAAATCAAGCTGGACAGGGACAAGGGCAGACCAGAGTGATTGGTGGATCAGTAAGCATTCCCAATGCTTGGCCCTGGCAG GTCTCCCTGCGAATTCAGAGTGGAACATGCTACAACCACTACTGTGGAGGAGTGCTGGTGAAAAAGAACTGGGTGCTGACTGCTGCTCAGTGTGTCGACGG CACTGGGGTGTCTGTCGTTGTTCTTGGTGATCACGATCTGGCTGTACCTGAGAGCGGCAAGGAGCAGTACATTGGAATCAGTGCCATCTACATCCACCCTAGCTGGAGGCGTGATCTGGCAGCTGG AAACGACATTGCCCTGATCCGCCTCACCTCTGATGCCATCCTAAATGCTTATGTGCAGCTGGCTACTCTTCCTCCTCTTGACCAGGTCCTTGCAGGCAACACAGCCTGCTATGTCACCGGCTGGGGCGTCACACAGA atgGAGGTCTTCTCTCTGCTCAGTTGAGACAGGCTTCTCTGCCTTCAGTCGACTACGCCacctgcagcagcagcacctgGTGGGGCGCTATTGTCAAAACCTCCATGATCTGCGCTGGCGGTGCAGGAACTGCTGCTGGTTGCAGT ggtgatggtggtggtccCCTGAACTGTGTGGTTGGTGGCAGGTATGTAGTCCATGGACTCACCAGCTTTGTGTACTCTGGTGGTTGTAACACCATCAGGAAACCCACCGTCTTCACTCGCGTGTCTGCCTACCTCTCCTGGATGCAGGGT ATCACAGGGTAA